A single Pedobacter sp. PACM 27299 DNA region contains:
- a CDS encoding DUF1905 domain-containing protein, whose protein sequence is MEELPLIDQDLLLERFPGKGGWTYVRFPEIQPGKHNYFSWQKVKGCIDGYEVSKVTLMPMKKGTLFLPVKAAIRKEIKKEQGEWVRVCLYPDSDPKLEIANEDFIECLKDEPAAWTAFQKLSSIKQQECFTWLLDSPVLQTRIQRMADAITNLASGLPFHSTKR, encoded by the coding sequence ATGGAAGAATTACCATTAATTGACCAGGATTTATTACTGGAACGCTTCCCTGGCAAGGGCGGCTGGACTTATGTTCGTTTCCCTGAAATACAGCCTGGCAAGCATAATTATTTTAGCTGGCAAAAGGTAAAGGGATGTATCGACGGTTATGAGGTCAGTAAAGTGACTTTAATGCCCATGAAAAAAGGCACACTTTTCCTTCCGGTAAAAGCTGCCATCCGCAAAGAGATTAAGAAAGAGCAAGGAGAGTGGGTTAGGGTGTGCCTGTACCCCGACAGTGATCCTAAACTGGAAATTGCCAATGAAGATTTTATTGAATGCTTAAAAGACGAGCCCGCAGCATGGACTGCTTTTCAAAAATTATCCTCAATTAAACAACAAGAATGTTTTACCTGGCTGCTGGACTCTCCCGTTCTTCAAACCAGGATCCAGCGTATGGCAGATGCCATCACAAATTTGGCCTCTGGACTTCCTTTTCATTCTACCAAACGCTGA
- the ilvA gene encoding threonine ammonia-lyase IlvA, protein MSVEKEVILDFLAAAERLKGTVKRTPLEYNAGLSKTYQANIYLKREDLQLVRSYKLRGAYNMISTLEPEQVAKGVVCASAGNHAQGVAHSCKKLNIKGVIFMPEITPKQKVKQTEMFGGDHIQIVLVGDTFDDCLREALAYTAEHGMTFVPPFDNTKVIEGQGTVGVEIFEDLPELDMVIMPIGGGGLASGVGSYLRNLKPAIELIGVEPEGAPSMKQALNSGAPVLLADIDRFVDGAAVKRVGNLTFAYCNELLDQMLLIPEGKICTTILKLYNEDAIVVEPAGALAVASLEQIKDQIIGKTVVCVVSGGNNDIERMQEIKEKSLLFEGLKHYFIVRFPQRPGALKLFVNNVLGPHDDITRFEFIKKTNRESGPALVGIELQEPTDYESLLQRMREFKFEIIELNNDQTLFEYLV, encoded by the coding sequence ATGAGTGTAGAAAAAGAAGTGATACTGGATTTTCTGGCGGCAGCGGAACGATTAAAAGGTACGGTAAAACGTACCCCTTTGGAGTATAATGCAGGGCTTTCTAAAACTTACCAGGCAAATATTTACCTGAAAAGAGAAGATTTGCAGCTGGTACGCTCCTACAAATTAAGGGGTGCTTACAACATGATCAGCACCCTTGAACCTGAGCAGGTAGCAAAGGGTGTGGTTTGCGCCAGTGCTGGAAATCATGCACAGGGTGTTGCCCATTCCTGCAAAAAGCTGAACATTAAAGGCGTTATTTTTATGCCGGAAATCACTCCTAAACAAAAGGTGAAACAAACAGAAATGTTTGGCGGCGATCATATTCAGATTGTTTTAGTTGGTGATACTTTCGACGACTGCTTAAGAGAAGCTTTGGCTTATACTGCAGAACATGGGATGACTTTTGTTCCTCCTTTTGACAATACAAAGGTGATCGAAGGTCAGGGAACAGTAGGTGTAGAAATTTTTGAAGACCTTCCTGAACTGGATATGGTGATCATGCCTATCGGTGGTGGCGGTCTGGCTTCAGGAGTAGGTAGCTATTTGAGAAACCTGAAACCAGCAATTGAACTGATTGGTGTGGAACCTGAAGGTGCGCCTTCCATGAAACAAGCGCTGAATAGTGGTGCTCCTGTTTTATTAGCAGACATCGATCGCTTTGTAGATGGTGCTGCAGTAAAGAGAGTGGGTAACCTTACTTTTGCTTATTGCAATGAACTCCTGGATCAAATGTTATTGATTCCTGAAGGCAAAATCTGTACTACTATTTTGAAGTTATATAATGAAGATGCTATTGTTGTAGAACCTGCAGGTGCTTTAGCTGTAGCCTCTTTAGAGCAAATCAAAGATCAAATCATTGGTAAAACAGTAGTTTGTGTAGTGAGTGGTGGTAATAACGATATTGAGAGAATGCAGGAGATCAAAGAAAAGTCTTTACTTTTTGAAGGATTGAAACATTATTTCATTGTACGTTTCCCTCAGCGACCAGGTGCTTTAAAACTCTTTGTGAATAACGTTTTAGGTCCGCATGATGACATTACCAGGTTTGAGTTTATTAAAAAAACAAACCGGGAAAGTGGACCTGCATTAGTCGGAATTGAGCTTCAGGAGCCAACAGATTACGAATCTTTATTGCAAAGAATGAGAGAGTTTAAGTTCGAAATCATTGAATTGAACAACGATCAGACTTTATTCGAATACCTGGTTTAA